A single Anopheles funestus chromosome 2RL, idAnoFuneDA-416_04, whole genome shotgun sequence DNA region contains:
- the LOC125760771 gene encoding mucin-5AC-like isoform X11 has protein sequence MDRNMTQASGSMTQNGITTNTTSSQTSAASQMSNYNNMTTFTQGSNGQGSNSASSSSSSSSSSSSSSSSSSSSSSSSSSSSGGNNQYNNQGSGGQWNNQNQGSSGNNQWNNQGSGNNNQWNNQNQGQNNQWNNNNQGQSNNNQWNNQNQGQNNQWSNQNQGQNNNNQWNNQNQGSNGQWQNQNQGSGGNNQWNNQNQGQSSNNQWNNQNQGQNNQWNNQNQGQSSSNQWNNNNQGQNNQWSNQNQGQNNNNQFNNQNQGQNNQGQDNSNQWSNQNQGQNNQWNNQNQGQNSNNQGNNSNQGQNNQWSNQNQGQNSNNQGNNSNQGQNNQWSNQNQGQNNNNQWNNNNQGQNNQFSNQNQGQNNNNQWNNNNQGQNNQWNNQNQQSNSNTQWNNQSQSESHQTSTQTQNSTSTNQWNNQNQGQNQEFNNQNQGQNSNNQWSNQNQGQNQQSNNQNQGSNNNNQSSNNIQGQNQQTNNQNQGSNSNNQNQSQNNNNNQGSNQNQNQGHNNNSSNQSSNNQNNQASSGSTQTNESNQQNTTNNQQSSGNQDINTQSPTSSTTIAPQTTSTEAPLEASSTTITTTTATTPEMQSTTMTTAEQMTTTTSTAAPTAPTATTPATTQSITTEPTTPSTPSTPSSTEAVSSTQSPSSVTSSQSVPTSSETPATTQSTTSTTTTTTQTTSSSSSTATEPSTMQVTTTEEPAKTTTVASSTTQTPTTLAQSTQSSSASESTTTPPHTTPTQVSEASVTQTFINTTTESSPETSSVESSETTSPTQTTTPREESPMTTVTVPVENRPEITESTTLTPETTQHSENNTQETSTQHSTTHSSSTQEQSNTEPSTTTVAEASTKEPSTEQSTVTEESTTLTVPTQETSTLSSSTTTQSTPAPTEANTTLENTTTPEPTTTQTTTTSPSATASSSAETSTEAPTTQPIHTTQSSTASSSKEPTTTTQATPSSTQTTTMLTTIVMQSTQSTTNLSSSAQPSSTTQGPSTASTTGSSGSTTSSQPSASGPAPACTEDGFMGDPNDCKKFYRCVSNGNGQFTRYEFRCGDGTVWDDSAGSCNHDWAVQDGRCGKTNGQGSGPQGGSPNGPTENGSGPTSTSKPTEGPNGPNGPDGPNGVPNGPDGGPNGPDGPNGGPNGPDGPNGGPNGPDGGPNGPDGPNGGPNGPDGPGGPNGPDGPNGPDGPNGPEEPTESKGPDGQNQTNGPEESTTAGQQSTTVPPCQTTTTTQTPSVPAGSNGVCEQEGFMEHPTNCKKFYRCVDNGNGGYDRYEFTCGPGTVWDNDILACNHPTSVQNSKCGTGGETASSQPPGSSSGPGNTYLPPAQSSTESMPSTTEQAMSSLEPESLTTGATEAASQETTSGTSSTTASPESATSTSEAPKEETSSSAQEQTTETQSQTEASKGETTANSQEQTTESQSQTSTTVAGDSSTTPEGATETSTMPSSEGCDSEGFKPHPTNCKMFYRCVDNGKGGYTKYEFTCSEGTGWDESKQACNYEYEIPNCGADRPPEPEPEPSGTDMTTGSSDGTTAATDATTTQAQTDGTTSGQETTTAKQDTTTAPAQETTTTPAEQQATTTTEASQETTTAPSDSTTAAASTQETTTTTGQEMTTSGEVASEMTTAQGQETTTSASEMTTENSQQQTTTMSSSSSSGECTEEGFMGNPDDCRKFYRCVDNGKGGYNKYDFTCGEGTAWDQALQTCNHENVVEMCGGQTGNTSNNTNQTQSSSTTTTTTSTTASTTISTTTTTTTQAPSTTTTTTTQAPSTTASTTSTTQTPTTTTTQSTTSTTSTTTTSSAPSSTTSSSTSSSSSTTQSMQSSSESTTERMKASSSSTTPVNCTEAGYFPNPDDCTKFYRCVDWDGMGENFSVFHFDCPEGTIWDPAVNTCNHEDSVQPPRNCSKSAPAETTESNAESTTSVTEEPGSTTEAAQMTTAQQTEATTAASSQQETTTDSMSSETTAAGKEETTTQAQMMTTTEGTGQETTTAAAQETTEATTMTEASQETTTAATNETTTMAAQESTTMAAQESTTMPAQETTTMAAQESTTTAAQETTTMGAQESTTMAAQETTTMAAQETTTMAAQETTTMGAQETTTMAGQESTTASGQQETTTASGGEQETTTMAQSEMTTEAAGQEQTTEGMESTTEPASQECPAGCMSSCPPVDEDQERFVCPTGFKRHPKNCNLFYQCTEKPNSYDYSIVVFSCPNDTVYQEDRTQCTEPAEGDDRCKAANLRSQLRNTRQLPVMQLGSMEPLCPTDGHFAIDDQKCSSTFLRCTQGRSGLQPNMYRCPKGYVYWRVSRRCERVQKIPECQTTPMQERSELPVEWINIGNRRRSLF, from the exons ATGGACAGAAACATGACCCAGGCCAGTGGGTCGATGACTCAGAATGGTATCACTACAAATACTACCAGCTCCCAGACGTCTGCGGCTAGTCAAATGAGCAATTACAATAATATGACAACTTTCACGCAAGGTTCTAACGGTCAGGGTTCAAACAGCGCGAGCAGCTCTAGTTCGAGTTCGAGTAgttcaagcagcagcagcagtagtagtagcagtagtagtagttccAGCTCCAGCAGTTCCGGTGGTAACAATCAATATAATAATCAAGGATCTGGTGGACAATGGAACAACCAGAACCAGGGATCTAGTGGTAATAATCAGTGGAATAATCAAGGATCTGGTAACAATAATCAATGGAACAATCAAAATCAAGGACAAAATAACCAATGGAATAACAATAATCAAGGtcaaagcaacaacaatcaGTGGAATAATCAAAATCAAGGACAAAACAACCAGTGGAGCAATCAAAATCAAGggcaaaataacaacaaccaaTGGAATAACCAAAACCAAGGTTCTAACGGACAGTggcaaaatcaaaaccaagGATCTGGAGGAAACAATCAATGGAACAACCAGAATCAAGGTCAAAGTAGCAACAACCAATGGAATAATCAAAATCAAGGTCAGAATAATCAATGGAATAATCAAAACCAAGGCCAAAGTAGCAGTAACCAATGGAATAATAACAATCAAGGACAAAATAACCAGTGGAGTAATCAAAACCAGggtcaaaataataataatcagtTCAACAACCAGAATCAGGGTCAAAATAATCAGGGACAAGACAATAGTAACCAGTGGAGTAATCAAAACCAAGGTCAAAATAATCAATGGAACAACCAGAATCAAGGTCAAAATAGTAACAACCAGGGAAACAATAGTAATCAAGGACAAAACAACCAATGGAGCAACCAGAATCAAG GTCAAAATAGTAACAACCAGGGAAACAATAGTAATCAAGGACAAAACAACCAATGGAGCAACCAGAATCAAG gtcaaaataacaacaaccaaTGGAACAATAATAATCAGGgccaaaataatcaatttagcAACCAAAATCAAGgtcaaaataacaacaaccagTGGAACAACAATAATCAGGGCCAAAATAACCAATGGAACAATCAAAATCAACAATCGAACAGTAATACTCAATGGAATAACCAGAGTCAAAGTGAGAGTCATCAAACAAGCACGCAAACACAAAACTCTACCAGTACCAATCAATGGAATAATCAAAATCAGGGACAAAACCAAGAATTTAACAACCAGAATCAAGGCCAGAACAGTAATAATCAATGGAGCAACCAGAATCAGGGTCAAAACCAACAGTCGAACAATCAGAACCAGGGATCTAATAATAACAACCAATCGAGCAATAATATTCAAGGCCAAAATCAGCAAACTAATAATCAAAATCAAGGATCAAATAGTAACAATCAAAATCAAAGTCagaacaacaataacaaccaaGGCTCAAATCAAAACCAGAACCAagggcacaacaacaacagttcaAATCAAAGctccaacaaccaaaacaatcaGGCGTCCTCCGGATCAACGCAAACAAATGAAAGTAATCAACAGAACACAACGAATAATCAACAATCTTCTGGAAATCAAGACATCAATACTCAGAGTCCTACTTCTTCTACCACTATTGCTCCACAAACAACTTCCACGGAAGCTCCACTAGAGGCTAGTTCCACAACGATAACAACGACCACTGCCACTACTCCAGAAATGCAATCTACAACAATGACCACTGCTGAACAGATGACAACAACTACATCTACTGCTGCTCCAACTGCTCCAACAGCTACTACTCCCGCAACAACACAATCAATTACAACTGAACCAACAACACCTTCTACTCCTAGTACTCCGTCGTCTACAGAAGCAGTTTCCTCAACACAGTCCCCTAGTAGTGTAACTTCTTCCCAGAGTGTACCAACTAGCTCTGAAACACCGGCTACTACACAAAGTACAACTAGCACAACTACCACAACCACACAAACCACATCATCGTCTAGTAGCACCGCTACCGAACCATCCACAATGCAAGTTACCACTACAGAGGAACCTGCGAAAACAACTACTGTTGCTTCCTCAACAACACAAACTCCTACCACACTGGCACAAAGCACACAATCATCTAGTGCTAGTGAATCTACTACTACACCGCCACACACTACACCAACACAAGTTTCGGAAGCGTCAGTCACACAAACATTCATAAACACAACAACAGAATCTAGTCCGGAAACTTCATCGGTTGAAAGTTCCGAAACAACTTCacccacacaaacaaccaCACCACGTGAGGAGTCACCCATGACTACCGTCACTGTACCCGTAGAAAATCGCCCAGAAATTACCGAATCTACCACACTCACACctgaaacaacacaacacagtgAAAACAATACACAAGAAACCTCTACACAACATTCCACTACCCATTCTTCTAGCACACAGGAACAATCAAATACAGAGCCATCGACGACAACAGTCGCTGAAGCAAGCACAAAGGAACCCAGCACCGAACAATCCACGGTGACGGAAGAGTCCACCACACTTACCGTACCTACGCAAGAAACAAGCACTCTCTCGTCTTCAACCACAACACAATCTACACCAGCTCCTACGGAAGCAAACACTACACTTGAAAACACAACCACACCAGAACCCACCACTACACAAACAACCACCACGAGTCCTTCGGCTACTGCTTCTAGTTCGGCAGAAACGAGCACAGAAGCACCAACTACACAACCGATACACACTACACAATCATCTACAGCATCTTCTTCCAAAgaaccaacaacaaccacacaaGCTACACCTTCaagcacacaaacaaccaCAATGCTCACAACAATCGTTATGCAAAGTACTCAGTCCACAACCAATCTCTCTTCTTCAGCACAACCATCAAGTACTACGCAGGGACCGTCCACTGCGTCAACCACCGGCAGCTCTGGCTCTACCACTAGTAGCCAACCATCAGCATCTGGACCTGCTCCTGCATGTACAGAGGATGGCTTCATGGGTGATCCGAACGATTGTAAGAAGTTCTACCGTTGTGTCTCGAATGGCAATGGTCAATTTACGCGATACGAATTCCGCTGCGGAGATGGAACTGTATGGGATGATAGTGCTGGCAGTTGCAACCATGACTGGGCCGTACAGGATGGACGATGCGGTAAGACAAATGGACAAGGATCGGGACCACAGGGTGGATCTCCGAACGGGCCTACTGAAAATGGCAGTGGACCTACCAGCACGAGTAAACCAACCGAGGGGCCAAACGGTCCAAATGGACCAGATGGACCAAACGGTGTACCAAATGGACCTGATGGAGGACCAAATGGACCAGATGGACCAAACGGAGGGCCAAATGGACCAGATGGACCAAACGGTGGACCAAATGGACCTGATGGAGGACCAAATGGACCAGATGGACCAAACGGAGGGCCAAATGGACCTGATGGACCTGGTGGACCTAATGGACCTGACGGACCTAATGGACCTGACGGACCTAATGGACCTGAAGAACCAACTGAATCTAAAGGTCCGGAtggacaaaatcaaacaaacggaCCCGAAGAATCCACTACTGCCGGACAACAGTCAACTACAGTTCCACCGTGCcaaactaccaccaccacccaaaCGCCCTCAGTACCTGCAGGAAGTAACGGTGTATGCGAACAAGAAGGATTTATGGAACATCCAACGAATTGTAAAAAGTTCTATCGTTGCGTCGACAACGGCAACGGTGGATACGATCGTTACGAGTTCACCTGCGGTCCCGGTACCGTTTGGGATAATGACATTCTTGCCTGTAACCATCCAACATCGGTCCAAAATTCCAAATGTGGAACTGGAGGAGAAACGGCATCCTCTCAGCCTCCGGGTAGTTCGTCTGGTCCAGGAAATACCTATCTGCCTCCAGCACAATCCTCTACCGAATCTATGCCAAGTACTACGGAGCAAGCAATGAGTAGTCTGGAACCGGAATCTCTTACCACAGGTGCTACAGAGGCAGCTAGTCAGGAAACAACTAGCGGTACAAGTAGCACAACGGCATCACCAGAATCAGCAACTTCAACTTCCGAAGCACCCAAGGAAGAAACTTCGTCCTCCGCTCAAGAACAAACTACAGAAACTCAAAGTCAAACAGAAGCTTCCAAGGGAGAAACCACAGCAAACTCTCAAGAGCAGACAACCGAGTCCCAGAGTCAAACATCCACTACCGTGGCGGGAGATTCCTCCACCACGCCTGAAGGTGCTACCGAGACTTCAACAATGCCCTCATCGGAAGGATGCGATTCGGAAGGATTTAAGCCTCATCCGACCAACTGTAAGATGTTCTACCGCTGTGTCGATAATGGCAAAGGTGGTTACACGAAGTACGAGTTCACTTGCTCGGAGGGCACAGGTTGGGACGAAAGCAAACAAGCATGTAACTACGAGTACGAAATTCCAAACTGTGGTGCTGACCGTCCACCAGAGCCAGAACCCGAGCCAAGCGGTACGGACATGACGACTGGAAGCAGTGATGGTACCACCGCTGCAACAGACGCTACAACGACACAAGCACAAACAGATGGTACTACTTCCGGTCAAGAGACTACAACTGCCAAGCAAGACACGACGACAGCTCCAGCACAGGAAACCACTACGACTCCGGCAGAACAGCAAGCAACAACTACAACAGAGGCCAGCCAAGAAACGACCACAGCTCCCAGCGATTCAACTACCGCTGCTGCATCGACTCAGGAAACGACGACCACCACCGGACAGGAAATGACTACATCCGGCGAAGTGGCATCTGAAATGACAACTGCACAGGGTCAGGAAACGACCACCTCTGCTAGTGAAATGACTACCGAAAACTCGCAGCAACAGACTACTACTATGAGTAGCTCCTCTTCTTCGGGCGAATGTACTGAGGAAGGTTTTATGGGTAATCCGGACGATTGCCGCAAGTTCTACCGCTGTGTAGACAATGGCAAGGGTGGATACAATAAGTATGATTTCACTTGCGGCGAAGGTACCGCATGGGATCAGGCACTGCAAACATGTAATCATGAGAATGTTGTTGAAATGTGCGGCGGACAGACAGGTAACACTAGCAATAACACTAATCAAAcacaatcatcatcaacaacaaccacaaccacATCTACTACTGCTTCTACTACTATttccactactactactactaccacacAAGCTCCTtccaccaccactactactaccacacAAGCTCCTTCTACAACCGCTTCTACCACTAGCACCACCCAAACACCCACTACCACCACTACACAAAGCACAAcctccaccacctccaccaccaccacttccTCCGCACCTTCATCAACAACTtcatcatcaacttcatcatcttcatcaaccACCCAAAGCATGCAATCCTCGTCCGAATCCACCACTGAACGCATGAAAGCTTCTTCATCCTCCACAACGCCTGTCAACTGTACGGAGGCTGGATACTTTCCGAATCCGGACGACTGTACCAAGTTCTATCGCTGCGTTGACTGGGACGGTATGGGTGAAAACTTTTCCGTCTTTCACTTCGACTGCCCCGAGGGTACCATTTGGGATCCCGCTGTAAATACCTGCAATCACGAGGACAGTGTCCAGCCACCCCGCAATTGTTCCAAATCTGCACCAGCGGAAACAACTGAATCGAACGCTGAATCAACCACCTCTGTTACAGAAGAACCAGGCTCTACGACCGAAGCCGCCCAAATGACGACAGCCCAGCAAACGGAAGCAACGACTGCGGCCAGTAGCCAACAGGAGACGACTACCGATTCTATGAGTTCCGAAACGACGGCTGCCGGGAAGGAAGAAACCACAACTCAGGCACAAATGATGACTACCACAGAGGGAACGGGCCAGGAAACGACAACAGCGGCCGCGCAAGAAACTACCGAAGCAACCACGATGACTGAAGCATCCCAGGAAACTACCACCGCGGCAACGAACGAGACAACAACGATGGCTGCCCAGGAATCTACTACGATGGCTGCACAGGAATCCACCACGATGCCTGCTCAAGAGACAACAACAATGGCTGCCCAAGAATCAACTACGACGGCCGCTCAGGAGACAACGACAATGGGTGCCCAAGAATCTACTACGATGGCCGCTCAGGAAACAACGACAATGGCAGCACAAGAAACGACAACGATGGCCGCTCAGGAGACAACTACAATGGGTGCACAAGAAACGACGACAATGGCTGGTCAAGAATCTACCACAGCCAGTGGCCAACAGGAAACAACTACAGCCTCTGGTGGTGAGCAAGAGACGACAACCATGGCACAATCTGAGATGACCACCGAAGCTGCCGGGCAGGAGCAAACAACCGAGGGTATGGAATCGACTACGGAACCAGCTTCCCAGGAATGTCCAGCAGGGTGCATGAGCTCGTGCCCACCAGTCGATGAGGATCAGGAACGTTTCGTGTGTCCGACCGGATTCAAACGTCACCCGAAGAATTGCAACCTGTTCTACCAGTGTACGGAGAAACCGAACAGCTACGACTACAGCATCGTCGTGTTCAGCTGTCCAAATGATACCGTTTATCAGGAGGATCGAACACAGTGTACAGAACCTGCTGAGGGAGATGATCGTTGCAAGGCAGCTAATCTGCGATCACAGCTGCGTAACACGCGCCAGCTGCCAGTA ATGCAGCTTGGCTCAATGGAACCGCTCTGTCCAACCGATGGCCATTTCGCGATCGACGATCAAAAGTGCAGCTCGACGTTCCTGCGCTGTACCCAAGGACGGTCTGGCCTTCAGCCGAACATGTACCGCTGTCCGAAGGGTTACGTTTACTGGCGAGTTAGCCGTCGCTGTGAACGTGTCCAGAAGATCCCCGAGTGTCAAACGACACCGATGCAGGAACGCTCGGAACTTCCGGTCGAATGGATCAACATCGGCAATCGACGCCGAAGCTTGTTCTAG